The nucleotide sequence CAACTTCTTGCATCGATCGATACGGAAGCCGTTATCGGCAGAACCGATATCGAGATACAAGATGTTTCATATGATTCCAGAACAGTGACGGCAGGTACGCTCTTTATCTGTCTGGATGGGGCGCGTGTTGACGGTCATGCATATGCGCAGAAGGCGGCAGAAGCAGGTGCTGTTGCGATCGTTGCCCAAAAGGATATCGAAGTGGCAGAAGGCATTACTGTCATTCGTGTGGCAGATACGCGCGCGGCGATGCAGGCGATCGTGCCGAGCTTCTTTGATTATCCGTCGCGCAAGCTGAGAATGATCGGCGTGACGGGAACGAACGGTAAAACGACGTCTACGTATGTGCTCCGTTCTATCCTTCAAAAAGCAGGCTATCGTGTCGGCGTGATCGGCACGATCCAGATCATGATCGAAGATGAGATCATTCCGATCAACAATACGACACCCGATGTTATCGACTTGCAGAAGATATTGGTGCGTATGGTCGAAGCGAATATCGACTATGTCATCATGGAAGTATCGTCGCATGCACTCGTGCTCAACCGTGTGGCAGGCTGTGACTTTAATGTGGCGATGTTTACGAATCTGACGCAGGATCATCTAGACTTCCACAAGACGCTCGAGCAGTATGCGCTTGCCAAAGCCGATCTTTTCGCGCGTGTGGCAAGTCCGATGAACTGCAAGCCGAATCGTGCGGCGGTCGTTAATCTCGATGATGAGGCTTCAAAGACGATGCTTGCGGCGGCAAAAGGTGTCAAGACGATTACATACGGTATCAACAACGATGCCGATGTGCGTGCGACCGATATTACGGTAACGGGAACAGGCACTTCGTTTAAAGTTACAGGCGCGTACGGTGAGCATGATCTCAAGTTGCGCATTACAGGTATCTTCAACGTCTATAACGTACTCGGTACGATCTGTGCGGCATTGTCGGAGAATATCGAGTGGAATACGATCATCGCGAGTTTGGAATCGTTCACAAGCGTGGCAGGTCGATTCGAATTGATCGATGGCGGACAGTCGTTCCCGATCATCGTTGATTATGCACATACGCCCGATGGGCTTGAAAATATCCTCAAAACGGCAAAAGAGTTCACGAAAGGTCGTATCATCGTCGTATTCGGATGCGGCGGTGACCGCGATCGTACGAAGCGCCCTATCATGGGGCGCATTGCAGCCGAGCTCGGTGATGTCGTTATCGCAACGAGCGACAATCCGCGCACGGAAGACCCTGCCCGTATCTTAGACGATGTGGAAGCAGGTATCCTTGAAGTGCTCGATGACAATACACAATACGAAAAAATTGCTGACAGACGCGCGGCGATCGAACGTGCCATCACAATGGCAGAGGCAGACGATGTCGTTATGATCGCAGGCAAAGGCCATGAAACGTATCAGATCCTCAATACGGGTACGATCCATTTCGATGATCGCGAAGTAGCAAGAGAAGTAGCGAAAGGGTTGGCGAAATGAGATTTTCAGTAGATGAGATCAGTCAGGCCGTCAGTGGTAAAGTCTGCTCGATGGGAGCAGATTCGTTTGGCGGTGTGTCGACCGATACACGCAAAGTAAAAGCAGGCGACTTGTTCGTCGCACTCGTCGGCGAAACGTTTGACGGACATCGGTTCGTTGAGCAGGCATTCGAGCGCGGTGCCGTCGGTGCTGTTGTATCGCAGGATGTGCCTGATGCAGAAGGCAAGACGATCATTCGCGTCGGTGACACGCTTCTTGCGTATCAGAATATCGCGCGCCTTTATCGCGAGCGATTCGACCGTCCGTTCGTTGCCATCACAGGCTCGAACGGCAAAACGACGACAAAGGATATGGTCGCATCGGTGCTTGAGCATCGCTGTGCGATCTGTAAAACACAAGCAAACTTTAACAATGAGATCGGTCTTCCGTTTACGCTTCTTTCGATGAAAGAAGACGATGAAGCGGCTGTTGTGGAGATGGGCATGCGCGGTCTTGGTCAGATCGCACAGCTGACGCGTATCGCACATCCGACGATCGGTGTTGTAACGA is from Selenomonadales bacterium and encodes:
- a CDS encoding UDP-N-acetylmuramoyl-L-alanyl-D-glutamate--2,6-diaminopimelate ligase, which produces MDTEAVIGRTDIEIQDVSYDSRTVTAGTLFICLDGARVDGHAYAQKAAEAGAVAIVAQKDIEVAEGITVIRVADTRAAMQAIVPSFFDYPSRKLRMIGVTGTNGKTTSTYVLRSILQKAGYRVGVIGTIQIMIEDEIIPINNTTPDVIDLQKILVRMVEANIDYVIMEVSSHALVLNRVAGCDFNVAMFTNLTQDHLDFHKTLEQYALAKADLFARVASPMNCKPNRAAVVNLDDEASKTMLAAAKGVKTITYGINNDADVRATDITVTGTGTSFKVTGAYGEHDLKLRITGIFNVYNVLGTICAALSENIEWNTIIASLESFTSVAGRFELIDGGQSFPIIVDYAHTPDGLENILKTAKEFTKGRIIVVFGCGGDRDRTKRPIMGRIAAELGDVVIATSDNPRTEDPARILDDVEAGILEVLDDNTQYEKIADRRAAIERAITMAEADDVVMIAGKGHETYQILNTGTIHFDDREVAREVAKGLAK